Proteins encoded in a region of the Flammeovirga yaeyamensis genome:
- the tuf gene encoding elongation factor Tu has protein sequence MAKETFDRSKPHLNIGTIGHVDHGKTTLTAAISSVLANKGLAEQRDFSQIDNAPEEKERGITINTSHVEYQTENRHYAHVDCPGHADYVKNMVTGAAQMDGAILVVAATDGAMPQTKEHILLARQVGVPKIVVFLNKADMVDDEEMLELVEMEVAEELESKGYEDAVIVRGSALGALNGEDKWVKTVEELMEAVDTEIPLPERDVDKDFLMPVEDVFSITGRGTVATGRIEKGVANTGDAVEIMGLGDKLTSTITGVEMFRKILDRGEAGDNVGILLRGIDKADIKRGMVICKPGSVTPHKKFTAEIYVLSKEEGGRHTPFFKGYNPQFYFRTTDVTGTIALPDGVEMVMPGDNVTITVDLQKEIAMEEGLRFAIREGGRTVGAGQVTTIVE, from the coding sequence ATGGCTAAGGAAACATTTGACCGTTCGAAACCCCATTTGAACATTGGTACAATCGGTCACGTTGACCACGGTAAAACTACTTTAACTGCGGCAATTTCATCAGTTTTAGCAAACAAAGGTCTTGCTGAACAAAGAGATTTCTCACAAATTGACAACGCTCCAGAAGAAAAAGAACGTGGTATCACGATCAACACTTCACACGTTGAATACCAAACTGAGAACCGTCACTACGCACACGTTGACTGTCCAGGTCACGCCGATTACGTGAAAAACATGGTAACTGGTGCTGCACAAATGGACGGTGCTATCCTTGTAGTTGCTGCTACAGATGGTGCTATGCCTCAAACTAAAGAGCACATCCTATTAGCTCGTCAGGTTGGTGTACCTAAAATCGTTGTGTTCTTGAACAAAGCGGATATGGTAGACGACGAAGAGATGCTTGAGCTAGTTGAAATGGAAGTAGCTGAAGAACTTGAGTCTAAAGGTTATGAGGACGCTGTTATCGTTCGTGGTTCTGCATTAGGTGCATTGAACGGTGAAGATAAGTGGGTAAAAACAGTTGAAGAATTAATGGAAGCTGTTGATACTGAAATTCCTCTACCAGAGCGTGACGTAGACAAGGATTTCTTAATGCCAGTAGAGGACGTATTCTCGATCACAGGTCGTGGTACAGTAGCTACAGGTCGTATTGAGAAAGGTGTTGCTAACACAGGTGACGCAGTTGAAATCATGGGTCTTGGTGACAAATTAACATCAACTATTACTGGTGTTGAGATGTTCCGTAAGATCTTGGATAGAGGTGAAGCTGGTGACAACGTAGGTATCCTTCTTAGAGGTATCGACAAAGCTGACATCAAGCGTGGTATGGTAATCTGTAAGCCAGGTTCTGTAACTCCTCACAAGAAGTTTACTGCTGAGATCTACGTTCTTTCAAAAGAAGAAGGTGGTCGTCACACTCCATTCTTCAAAGGTTACAACCCTCAGTTCTACTTCCGTACAACTGACGTAACTGGTACTATCGCTCTACCTGACGGTGTTGAGATGGTAATGCCTGGTGATAACGTAACTATCACAGTTGATCTTCAAAAGGAAATCGCAATGGAGGAAGGTCTTCGTTTCGCGATCCGTGAAGGTGGACGTACAGTAGGTGCAGGTCAAGTTACTACAATCGTTGAGTAA
- a CDS encoding Ppx/GppA phosphatase family protein, producing MTQRKASIDMGTNTFQLLIGEVEGHDKIKKLYTEDIFVRLGKGGISDGYITEKAQQRAFDALGKFHQIISEYDVVSIEVAATSAVRVAKNGVEFREAIKSKFNFDVNIIQGDEEAEVIYYGVRSDISIEDTAIIMDIGGGSTEFIICDSEKVLWKESFEVGAQRLFDSFCKIDPIASSDKEALFDYVENRLMSLWDAVGKYQPKKIIGAAGTFHTIQEVYGAYNNVSAKDVQVVDNSDYDEMYEKFVGWNREERFKIKGLIPQRVDMVVPASCLLKCVLDKLSLGKLFISSASLREGLLLRTK from the coding sequence ATGACACAAAGAAAAGCATCAATTGATATGGGGACCAACACTTTTCAGTTATTAATAGGAGAAGTGGAAGGTCATGATAAGATAAAGAAATTATATACTGAAGATATTTTTGTTCGATTAGGAAAGGGAGGAATCTCCGATGGTTATATTACAGAGAAGGCACAGCAAAGAGCGTTTGATGCACTCGGAAAGTTTCATCAAATAATAAGTGAATATGATGTGGTGTCTATTGAAGTAGCCGCTACAAGTGCAGTAAGAGTAGCTAAGAATGGAGTAGAATTTCGTGAAGCGATTAAATCAAAGTTTAATTTTGATGTAAATATCATTCAAGGAGATGAAGAGGCAGAAGTGATTTATTATGGTGTACGGTCTGACATATCAATAGAAGACACAGCTATTATTATGGATATAGGTGGTGGAAGTACAGAATTTATTATTTGTGATAGCGAAAAAGTGCTTTGGAAAGAAAGTTTTGAAGTGGGAGCACAACGATTATTTGATTCCTTTTGCAAGATAGATCCTATTGCATCATCAGATAAAGAAGCATTATTTGATTATGTAGAGAACAGGTTGATGTCGCTTTGGGATGCCGTCGGAAAATATCAACCAAAGAAAATTATAGGAGCAGCAGGTACTTTCCATACGATTCAAGAAGTTTATGGAGCTTATAATAATGTGTCAGCAAAGGATGTACAAGTGGTAGATAATTCCGATTATGATGAAATGTATGAGAAGTTTGTGGGATGGAATAGAGAAGAACGTTTTAAGATAAAAGGACTTATTCCTCAGAGGGTAGATATGGTCGTTCCGGCTTCTTGTTTACTAAAATGTGTCCTAGATAAATTGTCTTTAGGAAAATTATTTATATCTTCAGCATCTCTAAGAGAAGGTTTGTTACTGAGAACGAAATAA
- a CDS encoding DUF368 domain-containing protein, which produces MKEKLFIFLKGLAMGAADVVPGVSGGTVAFITGIYERLLNAINSIDLEALKLLSKFKIKELWEKLDLNFLLPLFVGIGTAVFSLAKLMKYLLVHEPIGLWSFFFGLIIASTLLVGKQVKKWNVATIIAIIIGAVLSYWITIATPSQAPEGMIYIFFAGMIAICAMILPGISGSFMLLLMGQYDQIISAITDLNIKVIAVFGAGAAIGITSFSRILSFLLKKYHDFTIALLSGVMIGSLNKVWPWKQILKTYVDRHGETKPLIEKSILPQHFEGDNQLILAIVLAIVGFVLVYGIEKFASKDTEVA; this is translated from the coding sequence ATGAAAGAAAAACTTTTTATCTTTTTAAAAGGATTAGCTATGGGTGCGGCTGATGTAGTACCCGGTGTTTCTGGAGGAACAGTTGCATTTATTACGGGTATTTATGAGCGATTATTGAATGCAATCAATTCTATCGACCTTGAAGCATTAAAACTATTATCGAAATTTAAAATCAAGGAACTTTGGGAAAAACTAGACCTTAATTTCTTACTTCCATTATTTGTAGGTATTGGCACAGCGGTATTCTCACTAGCTAAATTGATGAAATATCTTTTAGTTCATGAACCTATCGGGCTTTGGTCTTTCTTCTTTGGATTAATCATCGCTTCTACTTTGCTTGTGGGAAAACAAGTGAAGAAATGGAATGTAGCCACGATCATAGCCATTATTATAGGTGCAGTTCTTTCGTATTGGATCACCATCGCCACACCTAGTCAGGCTCCTGAAGGAATGATTTATATCTTCTTCGCCGGTATGATTGCTATTTGTGCCATGATACTTCCAGGTATTTCTGGTTCATTCATGTTACTATTAATGGGACAATATGATCAGATTATCTCTGCGATTACAGACTTAAATATTAAAGTAATTGCGGTATTTGGAGCGGGTGCTGCTATTGGTATCACTAGTTTCTCTAGAATATTATCATTCCTATTAAAGAAGTATCACGATTTCACTATTGCTCTTTTATCGGGAGTAATGATTGGTTCTTTAAATAAGGTATGGCCTTGGAAACAGATCTTGAAGACTTATGTAGACCGTCACGGAGAAACGAAACCTTTAATTGAGAAGTCTATTCTTCCTCAACACTTCGAAGGTGATAATCAGTTGATCTTAGCAATTGTGTTGGCTATTGTTGGTTTTGTGTTAGTATATGGAATTGAGAAGTTTGCTTCTAAAGATACTGAAGTAGCATAA
- a CDS encoding transposase translates to MEENKNQFIKRTQKDYPMSLKLQIVSEVENGQLGLKAAQRKYGIQGNQTVKIWLQKYGNFDWNHKVSAMKKKTPEQELLELKLELETAKKKIKRLEAEAEKADHKSIIFDMMIDLAEKEYKIDIRKNSSPK, encoded by the coding sequence ATGGAAGAAAATAAAAATCAGTTCATTAAACGTACCCAAAAGGATTATCCAATGTCCTTAAAGCTTCAAATTGTCTCGGAAGTTGAAAACGGTCAACTAGGTCTTAAAGCAGCTCAACGTAAATATGGTATTCAAGGGAATCAAACTGTAAAGATTTGGTTACAAAAATATGGTAACTTTGACTGGAACCATAAAGTAAGTGCCATGAAGAAAAAAACACCTGAACAAGAGTTATTAGAGCTTAAACTTGAGTTGGAAACAGCAAAAAAGAAAATCAAACGATTAGAGGCTGAAGCAGAAAAAGCTGACCATAAATCAATTATTTTCGATATGATGATTGATTTGGCTGAAAAGGAATATAAAATTGATATAAGAAAAAACTCTTCACCCAAGTAG
- a CDS encoding class II fructose-bisphosphate aldolase, with translation MEKNFSEDFASLLDLFKAYRKTERCLASFNVNDNYDLQAVVEAANEMDTHVMVMTYPPVADLITPQVFTKMVEGVRLNAKNKVYLHLDHSVSVDQCKAAIDSGYDSVMIDGSQQALEENIKMTKQVVAYAKSANVVVEAEIGKILGRGVEVKSDDDFLASVSDVKQLYEEAQPDIVAVGIGTAHGFTPQEPKIHFGRLGEIAEAIPAPLVLHGGTGIPDLDIQKSITMGMSKINIGTIVHTTYMQEAMKRMNEAGMNAYPPFIMKEVLPLIKDVVVDRLKAVNFQNELVV, from the coding sequence ATGGAAAAGAATTTTTCAGAGGATTTCGCGTCATTGCTCGATCTCTTCAAAGCATATAGAAAAACAGAAAGGTGTTTGGCGTCTTTCAATGTAAATGATAATTATGATTTACAGGCAGTCGTTGAAGCAGCCAACGAAATGGATACGCATGTAATGGTCATGACTTATCCTCCAGTTGCCGATTTGATTACACCACAAGTGTTTACAAAAATGGTGGAAGGAGTACGTTTGAATGCCAAAAACAAAGTGTATTTACATTTGGATCATAGTGTTTCGGTTGATCAATGTAAAGCGGCTATCGACTCCGGTTACGATTCTGTAATGATTGATGGATCTCAACAAGCATTGGAGGAAAATATTAAGATGACGAAACAAGTAGTCGCTTATGCAAAGTCTGCTAATGTAGTGGTTGAAGCTGAAATTGGTAAAATCCTAGGTCGTGGTGTTGAAGTGAAATCAGATGATGATTTCTTAGCCTCAGTTTCTGATGTAAAACAATTGTACGAAGAAGCGCAACCTGATATTGTGGCAGTAGGTATTGGTACTGCTCATGGTTTTACTCCTCAAGAACCTAAAATCCACTTTGGTCGATTAGGTGAGATAGCAGAAGCTATTCCTGCTCCTTTAGTATTACACGGCGGTACCGGTATTCCTGATTTAGATATCCAAAAATCAATCACTATGGGTATGAGTAAGATTAATATCGGAACCATAGTGCACACTACTTATATGCAAGAAGCCATGAAGCGAATGAATGAAGCAGGAATGAATGCTTATCCTCCATTTATAATGAAAGAAGTCTTGCCATTAATTAAAGATGTAGTAGTGGATCGTTTAAAAGCAGTGAATTTTCAAAATGAACTTGTAGTCTGA
- a CDS encoding L-fucose/L-arabinose isomerase family protein yields MEAVAANPIEQGIVSDLFEKLIQPAAPKKVAKVGLVGIGLEEHFDWASIKKNYRVAQENLQLALPNEYFQLTCTSEPIQTKEDILAWLQSQEKEGVDAIVVYQGSYIAGDLAATLARWLVQHLVPVLSWSHDEATGGRLVNNRLCGQNFLLNILSSSKVKYSWLFENPKSENLKELIMPFAKAVYAKASMNQRMIGMVGGFRVPGFYDCELNEIALLERYGLIVDRVDFETIWKHGQKFKESDIDEIREKLLYHPACKFNNVTPEQINKSLRLSLAVADYSRQQNYIGIGLKNWPELFDHYGIAGDGAGALIQDIGIPVADESDMGALLTMVVMNQVTLTEGLPTLVDLSLIDQGNNRIGFWHCGGAPTKLINEPTGFEVRNHSILENFSVESSMGMLLEFMQKTGPVTIAKYQYPDGARVFNFEGEILPSEMAFRGSYAEVRPEIHESKDVLSAVLNNGCDHHWIIGRGHFLKDLDTLNHWLGVNQIDIPKSLDHLYGHSL; encoded by the coding sequence ATGGAAGCAGTAGCAGCAAACCCAATTGAACAAGGAATCGTAAGTGACTTATTTGAAAAGCTTATCCAACCTGCGGCACCTAAAAAAGTAGCAAAGGTCGGTTTGGTAGGTATTGGCCTTGAGGAACATTTTGATTGGGCTTCTATTAAAAAAAATTACAGAGTAGCTCAAGAAAACCTTCAATTGGCTTTACCTAATGAGTATTTTCAATTGACATGCACATCAGAACCTATTCAAACAAAAGAAGATATTTTGGCTTGGCTTCAAAGTCAAGAAAAAGAAGGAGTTGATGCAATTGTAGTGTATCAAGGTTCTTATATAGCAGGCGACTTAGCAGCTACATTGGCTCGTTGGTTGGTGCAACATCTAGTTCCTGTTTTAAGTTGGTCGCATGATGAGGCAACAGGAGGGCGATTAGTGAATAACCGTCTTTGCGGACAGAATTTCTTGCTGAATATTTTAAGCTCAAGTAAGGTGAAATATTCTTGGTTGTTCGAAAACCCAAAATCAGAGAATCTTAAAGAACTAATTATGCCGTTCGCAAAAGCAGTATATGCTAAAGCATCGATGAACCAACGTATGATCGGTATGGTCGGTGGATTTAGAGTACCTGGTTTTTACGATTGTGAATTAAACGAGATTGCTCTTTTAGAACGTTACGGTTTGATAGTAGATCGTGTAGACTTCGAAACGATCTGGAAGCACGGTCAGAAGTTTAAAGAGTCTGATATAGATGAAATCAGAGAAAAGCTATTGTATCATCCGGCTTGTAAATTCAATAATGTTACCCCTGAACAAATTAATAAATCACTTCGTTTGTCGTTGGCGGTTGCAGATTACTCTAGACAGCAAAATTATATTGGTATTGGTTTAAAGAACTGGCCAGAGTTGTTCGATCATTATGGAATCGCTGGTGATGGAGCAGGTGCCTTAATCCAGGATATTGGTATTCCTGTAGCTGATGAATCGGATATGGGTGCATTGCTTACAATGGTTGTGATGAATCAGGTGACTTTAACAGAAGGTCTTCCAACATTAGTTGATTTGTCATTAATTGATCAAGGTAATAACAGAATCGGTTTCTGGCACTGTGGCGGAGCTCCAACAAAATTAATTAATGAACCAACAGGGTTTGAAGTGAGAAACCATAGTATCCTAGAGAATTTCAGTGTTGAAAGCAGCATGGGAATGTTACTTGAGTTTATGCAAAAAACGGGACCAGTAACTATTGCTAAATACCAATACCCTGATGGAGCTAGAGTATTTAACTTCGAAGGTGAAATCTTACCATCAGAAATGGCTTTTAGAGGAAGTTATGCTGAAGTTCGTCCAGAAATTCACGAATCAAAAGATGTGCTTTCGGCTGTATTGAATAATGGATGTGATCATCACTGGATTATTGGTAGAGGACATTTCTTAAAAGATTTGGATACGTTGAACCACTGGTTGGGGGTGAATCAAATTGATATTCCAAAAAGCTTAGATCATCTATACGGTCATAGTTTATAA
- a CDS encoding carbohydrate kinase family protein, which yields MEVICSGLNVVDLLVAVPNEIPYGEKTECEKIIVQGGAPAGNAASGIAALGHDISFLGYFGDNTLSQIARAELKRHGVNHQLFIEKEGATPAIAIVQIDDTGERTVLYSMSNYSSFQPSDFKEEWLEQTKLILVDGYDTEINLHLLRLGKEKGITTVLDMEAAEESLMKEMVGLATHAILPLTCAQKLSKKDNIEDCVRTIASITEGQVVVTDGVNGSYAYNKGIIVHQPSYKVEVVDTTGCGDAFHAAYASAVLQGKSLRDRMNYGSFFASQVAKVFGGRTSFPSRSYMEENLPSLEETV from the coding sequence ATGGAAGTGATATGTAGCGGACTCAATGTAGTCGATTTACTTGTTGCCGTACCGAATGAGATTCCTTATGGCGAAAAAACTGAATGTGAAAAGATAATTGTACAAGGCGGGGCACCTGCAGGAAATGCAGCTAGTGGTATTGCCGCTTTAGGACATGATATAAGTTTCTTAGGGTATTTCGGTGATAATACTTTAAGTCAAATAGCCCGAGCCGAACTAAAAAGACATGGGGTGAATCATCAATTATTTATAGAGAAAGAAGGTGCAACACCTGCAATAGCTATAGTTCAAATTGATGATACAGGAGAAAGAACAGTGCTTTATTCTATGAGTAATTATTCATCATTTCAACCTTCAGACTTTAAAGAAGAATGGTTAGAGCAAACAAAATTGATTTTGGTGGATGGGTATGATACAGAGATTAACCTACATCTATTAAGGTTGGGAAAAGAAAAAGGGATCACTACGGTATTAGACATGGAGGCAGCTGAAGAGTCCTTGATGAAAGAAATGGTCGGACTAGCCACACATGCTATACTTCCTTTGACATGTGCTCAAAAACTATCCAAAAAAGATAATATAGAAGACTGTGTCAGAACAATTGCTTCAATAACAGAGGGGCAAGTGGTTGTGACAGATGGAGTGAATGGCTCATATGCATATAATAAAGGCATAATTGTTCATCAACCTTCCTATAAAGTAGAAGTAGTAGATACCACAGGGTGTGGAGACGCATTTCATGCCGCATATGCCTCGGCAGTATTGCAAGGAAAATCATTAAGAGATAGAATGAACTACGGAAGTTTCTTTGCTTCTCAAGTGGCAAAGGTATTTGGAGGTAGAACATCTTTCCCAAGTAGATCATATATGGAAGAAAACCTTCCTTCTTTAGAAGAAACTGTATAA